In Chitinophagales bacterium, one DNA window encodes the following:
- the fumC gene encoding class II fumarate hydratase — protein MEFRTEKDTMGMVQVPADKFWGAQTQRSIRNFKIAEDINRMPKEIIRAFALLKKAAALTNFDLEILSNEKCTLICRVCDEIIEGKLDDQFPLVVWQTGSGTQSNMNINEVIANRAHVLNGGNLTDEKKVLSANDDVNKSQSSNDTFPTAMHIAAYKILTETTLPGIQKLRDTLYVKSVEFMHVVKIGRTHFMDATPLTLGQELSGYVSQLDHGMRAIRNALPHLSELALGGTAVGTGLNAPKGYAEKVANKIAGLTTLPFITAENKFESLAAHDAIVEAHGALKTVAVSLMKIANDIRMLSSGPRAGIGEMRIPDNEPGSSIMPGKVNPTQCEAMTMVAAQVLGNDVAINIGGATGHFELNVFKPMMIYNFLHSARLIGDACISFNDNCAVGIEPLNENIKKHVSNSLMLVTALNTKIGYYKAAEIAQKAHRENKTLRETAVELGYVTPEQFDEWVKPEEMV, from the coding sequence ATGGAATTCCGTACTGAGAAGGATACTATGGGAATGGTACAGGTTCCGGCTGATAAATTCTGGGGCGCACAAACTCAGAGATCAATCCGGAATTTTAAGATTGCAGAAGACATTAACCGGATGCCGAAAGAAATTATCCGTGCATTTGCCCTTTTAAAAAAGGCTGCTGCACTTACCAACTTTGACTTAGAAATTTTATCAAATGAAAAATGCACTCTGATCTGCAGGGTATGTGATGAAATAATAGAAGGAAAACTGGATGATCAGTTTCCGCTTGTAGTTTGGCAGACGGGCAGCGGAACCCAGTCAAATATGAATATAAATGAAGTAATAGCTAACCGGGCACATGTGCTTAATGGAGGAAATCTGACCGATGAAAAAAAAGTACTTTCTGCAAATGATGATGTAAATAAATCTCAGTCTTCTAATGATACATTCCCGACCGCAATGCACATTGCAGCATATAAAATTCTGACAGAAACCACGCTACCGGGAATACAAAAGCTTCGGGATACACTTTACGTAAAATCCGTGGAATTTATGCATGTGGTAAAAATCGGAAGAACCCATTTTATGGATGCAACCCCGCTTACATTGGGGCAGGAATTATCCGGTTATGTATCTCAGCTTGATCATGGAATGCGGGCGATCAGGAATGCCCTGCCTCATCTTTCTGAGCTTGCATTAGGCGGAACTGCAGTAGGCACAGGGCTGAATGCACCTAAGGGCTATGCAGAAAAAGTAGCAAATAAAATAGCCGGCCTCACTACCCTTCCTTTTATTACTGCTGAAAATAAATTTGAATCCCTCGCTGCACACGATGCCATTGTGGAAGCGCACGGCGCCTTAAAAACGGTTGCAGTCAGCCTGATGAAGATTGCTAATGATATCCGGATGCTTTCCTCTGGTCCGCGGGCTGGAATAGGCGAAATGCGGATTCCGGATAATGAGCCCGGATCTTCTATAATGCCGGGTAAAGTGAATCCGACTCAGTGCGAGGCCATGACTATGGTTGCGGCGCAGGTGCTCGGTAATGATGTAGCGATAAATATTGGCGGCGCAACAGGCCACTTTGAGCTGAACGTCTTCAAGCCCATGATGATCTATAACTTCCTTCATTCAGCAAGGCTCATCGGCGATGCATGCATTTCTTTTAATGATAACTGCGCAGTTGGAATAGAACCACTGAATGAAAATATTAAAAAGCACGTCAGCAATTCACTGATGCTGGTAACTGCTTTAAACACTAAAATCGGTTACTATAAAGCAGCTGAAATAGCACAGAAAGCACATCGTGAAAATAAAACGCTCAGGGAAACTGCAGTGGAATTGGGCTATGTAACACCGGAGCAATTTGATGAATGGGTGAAGCCGGAAGAGATGGTGTAG
- the rfbA gene encoding glucose-1-phosphate thymidylyltransferase RfbA: protein MKGIILAGGSGTRLYPITYAISKQITPVYDKPMIYYPLSVLMMAGIREVLIISTPQDMAGFQRLLGDGQQFGCNFQYAIQNEPNGLAQAFVIGASFIKNEKVALILGDNIFYGSGLGNLLENNTDPTGGIIFAYHVSDPQRYGVVEFDELNHAVSIEEKPEHPKSNYAVPGLYFYDNTVIEIAQHLELSPRGEYEITDVNREYLKRGKLKVVILDRGTAWLDTGTFDSLMAASQFVQVVENRQGLKIGCIEEVAFRKRFIDEKQLKKLAEPLLKSGYGNYLIDLLK from the coding sequence ATGAAGGGAATTATTCTTGCCGGAGGCTCGGGTACACGATTGTATCCTATTACCTATGCAATCAGTAAGCAGATTACCCCTGTTTACGATAAGCCCATGATCTATTACCCGCTTTCCGTGCTCATGATGGCCGGCATCAGGGAAGTGCTTATTATTTCCACTCCGCAGGATATGGCGGGCTTTCAGCGCCTGCTGGGTGATGGACAGCAGTTCGGCTGCAATTTTCAGTATGCCATACAAAACGAGCCAAATGGGCTTGCGCAGGCATTTGTGATTGGTGCCTCTTTTATAAAAAATGAAAAAGTAGCGCTCATCCTTGGCGACAATATCTTTTATGGCTCCGGATTAGGGAACCTACTGGAAAACAATACCGACCCAACCGGAGGAATCATCTTCGCCTATCATGTAAGCGATCCGCAACGCTATGGAGTGGTGGAGTTCGACGAATTGAACCATGCCGTTTCTATCGAAGAAAAACCCGAACATCCCAAATCCAATTATGCTGTGCCGGGACTTTATTTTTATGATAACACGGTAATTGAAATAGCGCAGCACCTGGAACTAAGCCCACGGGGCGAATATGAAATCACTGATGTGAACCGCGAATACCTGAAAAGAGGAAAATTAAAGGTAGTCATTCTCGACCGCGGAACTGCCTGGCTGGATACCGGCACATTCGACTCACTGATGGCTGCTTCGCAATTCGTTCAGGTAGTGGAAAACCGGCAGGGCTTAAAGATCGGCTGCATAGAAGAGGTGGCATTCAGGAAACGGTTTATCGATGAGAAGCAATTAAAAAAACTTGCTGAACCACTCCTGAAAAGTGGTTATGGCAATTATTTAATAGACTTATTGAAATAG
- the galE gene encoding UDP-glucose 4-epimerase GalE — protein MKILVTGGCGYIGSHTIVDLLLKGYEVVSLDNFSRGKRYVPERIKQITGKDFINEEVELCDEAATRAIFIKHSGIDGIIDFAAYKMVGESVANPLLYYRNNLVSLINLLQCVQEFQIANFLFSSSSSAYGNVEKLPVQEDTPVTKQESPYGRTKFFGEHIIADAVNASPFNALILRYFNPAGSHESALLGEPFDEKPMNLVPAITRTAIGFQKKFIVHGIDYPTRDGSCIRDYIHVMDVAEAHTQALQYLMLKKNISPEPEIINLGTGNGVSVLEMITAFEQATGEKLNYHVGPRRTGDAIAVYSENTKAENLLHWKPRRSLEEMMKSAWEWEKELLKSSKTEMGTAEQA, from the coding sequence ATGAAAATACTCGTTACCGGCGGATGTGGCTACATCGGCAGCCACACCATAGTAGATCTGCTCCTTAAAGGATACGAAGTAGTTTCCCTCGATAACTTTTCCAGGGGTAAACGTTATGTACCAGAAAGAATAAAACAAATAACCGGTAAGGATTTCATTAATGAAGAAGTGGAACTTTGCGATGAAGCAGCCACAAGGGCTATTTTTATCAAACATTCTGGTATAGATGGCATCATTGATTTTGCGGCCTATAAAATGGTTGGGGAATCAGTGGCCAACCCCCTTTTATATTATCGTAATAACCTGGTCTCGCTGATTAACTTGCTGCAGTGCGTACAGGAATTTCAAATTGCGAACTTCCTGTTTTCCTCCTCCAGCTCTGCATACGGAAATGTGGAGAAGCTCCCCGTTCAGGAGGATACACCCGTTACAAAGCAGGAATCTCCCTACGGCCGGACTAAATTTTTCGGTGAGCATATTATTGCAGACGCAGTTAATGCCAGTCCTTTTAATGCGCTTATTCTCCGGTATTTTAATCCTGCAGGCTCACATGAATCTGCCTTGCTTGGCGAGCCCTTTGATGAAAAACCAATGAACCTGGTGCCTGCCATCACACGCACTGCCATAGGTTTTCAGAAGAAATTTATAGTGCATGGCATCGATTACCCTACGCGCGATGGCTCCTGCATCCGTGATTACATACATGTAATGGACGTGGCAGAAGCGCACACACAGGCATTGCAATATTTGATGTTGAAAAAAAACATCTCGCCGGAACCAGAGATAATTAACCTTGGAACAGGTAATGGAGTAAGTGTATTGGAAATGATCACTGCTTTTGAACAGGCAACAGGCGAAAAGTTAAATTACCATGTTGGCCCCCGGCGAACGGGAGATGCCATCGCCGTATATTCTGAAAATACGAAAGCGGAAAATTTGCTGCACTGGAAACCCCGCAGATCGCTGGAAGAGATGATGAAATCGGCATGGGAATGGGAAAAAGAGTTATTGAAATCTTCAAAGACCGAAATGGGTACAGCGGAGCAAGCTTAA
- the ligD gene encoding DNA ligase D yields the protein MLATLVDEPFDEPGWLYEVKWDGYRALGYINDGTVEIRSRNNKSFNQKFYSLHSALQQWKINAVVDGEIIVVNQKGIADFSDLQGWRSEADGELVYYLFDVLWLDGMDLMQLSLMDRREMLKFIAPDLPGIRISETFDAGAKEFFEVAKKMELEGMIAKRSDSLYTPDLRSKEWLKIKTEKHQEAVIAGYTRNENTSRQFSALLLGLYENGEFQFIGPVGTGFTNKMQTEILQKLKPLETSQCPFKVVPNYNKPSRFRPDPPKAEVTWVNPELVAEITFQELTKDGSIRHPSFKGLREDKKALEVVREKEIHTSNMIEQNKDPLNKKLFTAAGKKERKTLLNPKDEMQTRNIDGHDLKFNNLSKIYYPEVKGSKAVTKRDVINYYYQVAPYMLPYMKDRPQTLIRYPNGIEGESFYQKDVTGKVPEWIQQFPYSSEAGGNRNFLVCTDEASLLLIASIGGLEMHPWSSRVQKPNNPDWCIIDLDPSDTTTFEQVIKAAQTTKEVLDAIEVPAYCKTSGATGIHIYIPLGAKYTYEQSKEFGRVLVKIVHGQIPKFTTIERIIENRKGNMYLDFLQNRPQATLAAPYSLRPKPGATVSMPLHWDEVKKGLKMKHFTIFNAVERVKEQGDIFSGVLAKGINLKQVLKKMENVFGKQEMHESLRS from the coding sequence ATGCTTGCTACCCTCGTGGATGAGCCCTTCGACGAACCAGGCTGGCTTTATGAAGTAAAGTGGGATGGCTACAGGGCTTTGGGTTATATAAACGACGGAACTGTTGAGATCCGGTCAAGGAATAATAAATCGTTCAACCAAAAATTCTATTCTCTTCATAGCGCTTTACAGCAATGGAAAATAAATGCAGTGGTGGATGGGGAAATAATCGTAGTGAACCAAAAAGGAATAGCTGATTTCAGCGATTTGCAAGGCTGGCGAAGCGAAGCAGATGGTGAGCTGGTGTATTATCTATTCGATGTCTTATGGCTCGATGGCATGGACCTGATGCAATTATCCCTGATGGACCGCCGTGAAATGCTGAAATTTATTGCTCCTGACTTGCCGGGCATCCGGATCAGTGAAACTTTTGATGCCGGTGCTAAAGAATTTTTTGAAGTGGCTAAAAAAATGGAGCTGGAGGGAATGATCGCAAAAAGATCAGATAGCCTTTATACCCCTGACTTACGTTCAAAAGAATGGCTGAAGATTAAAACAGAAAAACACCAGGAAGCGGTTATTGCAGGCTATACGAGAAATGAAAATACATCCAGGCAATTCAGTGCCTTACTGCTGGGCTTGTACGAAAACGGTGAATTTCAATTTATAGGACCCGTCGGGACAGGCTTCACAAATAAAATGCAAACGGAAATCCTTCAAAAATTAAAGCCACTCGAAACTTCTCAGTGCCCATTTAAGGTTGTCCCCAACTATAACAAGCCTTCCCGTTTCAGGCCTGATCCGCCAAAAGCAGAGGTAACCTGGGTTAACCCGGAATTGGTAGCGGAGATCACCTTCCAGGAACTGACTAAAGATGGTTCAATACGTCATCCATCCTTTAAGGGATTGAGGGAAGATAAAAAAGCTTTAGAAGTGGTGAGGGAAAAAGAAATACATACTTCGAATATGATAGAACAAAATAAGGATCCGCTTAACAAAAAACTCTTTACCGCAGCAGGAAAAAAAGAGCGCAAGACCCTTCTCAATCCAAAAGATGAGATGCAGACAAGAAACATTGACGGTCACGATCTGAAGTTTAACAACCTTAGCAAGATTTATTATCCTGAAGTAAAAGGAAGCAAGGCAGTTACCAAGCGGGATGTCATCAATTATTATTACCAGGTTGCACCGTATATGCTGCCGTATATGAAAGACAGGCCTCAAACACTTATCCGCTACCCGAATGGTATAGAAGGTGAAAGTTTCTACCAGAAGGATGTAACCGGTAAAGTGCCAGAATGGATTCAGCAATTTCCCTACAGCAGCGAAGCGGGAGGCAACCGTAATTTTTTGGTATGCACCGATGAAGCCAGTCTCCTGCTGATTGCATCTATTGGAGGGCTCGAAATGCATCCCTGGAGCAGTCGCGTTCAAAAACCTAATAACCCGGATTGGTGCATCATCGACCTGGATCCGAGCGACACCACTACTTTTGAACAGGTAATTAAAGCTGCGCAAACCACAAAGGAAGTGCTTGATGCGATTGAAGTTCCGGCCTATTGTAAAACATCCGGCGCTACCGGCATCCATATTTACATACCGTTAGGCGCCAAATATACTTATGAGCAAAGCAAGGAGTTTGGACGTGTGCTGGTGAAGATTGTTCACGGTCAGATCCCCAAATTCACTACCATCGAGCGCATCATAGAGAACAGGAAAGGCAATATGTATCTTGACTTTTTACAGAACCGTCCGCAGGCGACGCTGGCTGCACCTTATTCTTTACGTCCAAAACCCGGCGCTACGGTGAGCATGCCATTGCACTGGGATGAAGTAAAGAAAGGGTTAAAGATGAAGCACTTCACCATTTTTAATGCGGTAGAACGCGTAAAGGAGCAAGGTGATATTTTCAGCGGTGTGCTTGCAAAAGGCATCAACCTGAAGCAGGTTTTAAAGAAGATGGAGAATGTGTTTGGGAAGCAGGAAATGCATGAATCTTTGCGCAGTTGA
- a CDS encoding DedA family protein, which produces MDLIHSLLDFILHIDKHLTQLISQYGTLTYFILFAIIFCETGFVVTPFLPGDSMLFAAGAIAALDNSGLNIMLLAVLLIIAAFTGNMLNYFIGKSIGPKVYEKDLRLIRRSYLDRTKNFFAKYGSMTIIYTRFAPILRTFAPFIAGVGQMKINTFIIYNFIGGFLWVVCFLAAGYFFGNITFVKDHFETVVIGIILISFIPAGYAFFKTRFGNKEMTKK; this is translated from the coding sequence ATGGATCTTATTCATTCTTTACTTGACTTCATTCTTCATATTGATAAGCACCTTACCCAGCTTATTTCTCAATATGGCACGCTCACCTATTTCATTTTATTCGCCATTATTTTTTGCGAAACGGGCTTCGTGGTAACTCCATTTCTTCCCGGTGATTCTATGTTATTTGCAGCGGGAGCTATTGCTGCATTAGATAATAGCGGATTAAATATTATGCTGCTGGCTGTGCTGCTCATCATAGCCGCATTTACCGGTAATATGCTGAACTACTTCATCGGCAAATCGATAGGTCCAAAGGTGTATGAAAAAGATTTACGGCTGATCCGGAGAAGCTATCTTGACCGTACAAAAAACTTTTTTGCAAAATATGGATCGATGACTATTATCTATACGCGGTTTGCTCCCATACTTCGAACTTTTGCCCCGTTTATAGCGGGGGTAGGACAAATGAAAATTAATACGTTTATTATCTACAATTTTATTGGTGGATTTCTATGGGTAGTATGTTTTCTTGCAGCGGGGTATTTTTTTGGAAACATCACGTTTGTAAAAGATCACTTTGAAACGGTAGTGATTGGAATTATTCTAATATCATTTATTCCTGCGGGATATGCTTTTTTTAAAACGCGGTTTGGGAATAAAGAGATGACAAAAAAATGA
- a CDS encoding NAD-dependent epimerase/dehydratase family protein: MPKILITGGAGFIASCLASKLSEDQGNYVVIVDNMVTGSLEKLPSQKFANWHFIKSDVNKFADISSVMVSYQFDYVFHYAAMVGVQRTLNNPVMVLNDIKGIRNILDLSKNTGVKCVYYSSSSEVYGESVHYPQDEETTPLNSRLPYAVVKNVGESFLKSYYQEYGLNYTIFRFFNTYGPNQSQDFVISKFLRAAIQNRDVTIFGDGMQTRTFCFIEDNITATVNEFKASLFKNNVVNIGSDAEISVLDLARLIIKITGSQSKIVFLPPLKEGDMNRRRPDISRMKKLLPHDLISLEEGLRRTIESGRF; encoded by the coding sequence ATGCCTAAAATTTTAATTACAGGAGGTGCCGGATTTATTGCCAGCTGCCTTGCTTCAAAGCTTAGCGAAGATCAGGGGAACTATGTGGTAATAGTCGATAATATGGTTACCGGATCGTTAGAAAAGCTTCCTTCCCAAAAATTTGCTAACTGGCATTTCATTAAAAGTGATGTAAACAAGTTTGCTGACATCTCCTCGGTAATGGTTTCGTACCAGTTTGACTACGTTTTTCACTATGCTGCCATGGTAGGTGTGCAACGCACCTTAAATAATCCTGTAATGGTGCTTAATGATATAAAAGGCATCCGCAATATATTGGACCTCTCAAAAAACACCGGTGTGAAGTGTGTGTACTATTCTTCTTCATCAGAGGTTTATGGTGAATCCGTCCATTATCCGCAGGATGAAGAAACCACACCGCTCAATTCCCGGTTGCCGTATGCGGTAGTAAAAAATGTAGGTGAATCTTTCTTAAAGTCGTACTACCAGGAGTATGGCCTTAACTACACCATCTTCCGTTTTTTCAATACATACGGGCCTAACCAGTCCCAGGATTTTGTGATCTCTAAATTCCTTCGGGCCGCCATTCAAAATAGGGACGTCACCATCTTTGGCGATGGCATGCAAACACGCACCTTTTGCTTTATAGAAGATAACATAACCGCCACGGTAAATGAATTTAAGGCATCACTGTTTAAAAATAATGTGGTGAATATCGGCAGCGATGCTGAGATATCTGTTCTTGACCTTGCCCGCCTTATAATAAAAATTACAGGGTCGCAGTCTAAAATTGTATTCCTTCCACCATTAAAAGAAGGCGATATGAACCGCCGCCGGCCCGACATCAGTCGGATGAAAAAATTGCTACCCCATGATTTGATCAGCCTTGAAGAAGGCTTAAGAAGGACTATTGAATCCGGAAGATTTTAA
- the recJ gene encoding single-stranded-DNA-specific exonuclease RecJ has protein sequence MQKKWVRKETDPEMVTRLQSELKIHPALLHLLVQRGVVDFNSAKNFFRPEYNHLHDSFLMKDMDIAISRIEKAILSKEKILIYGDYDVDGTTAVALVYSFFCELGAGVDYYVPNRYTEGYGISFKAIDWAEENGFSLVIALDCGIKANDKIDYANKKNVDFIICDHHTPGEKIPDAVAVLDPKREDCSYPFKELSGCGIGFKLISAFAQKNNISFDRIVRYLDFAVVSIASDIVPITGENRVLAFYGLERMNREPCAGLRALMELNALKKEMTISDLVFMIGPRINAAGRMDDARNAVQLLLSQTVNLAAGNAQILNRHNLDRREHDLSITQEALHILEDDPVHQKKRTTVLFQPHWHKGVIGIVASRLIETWYRPTIILTESNGMATGSARSVPGYDIYKAIYSCRDLLEQFGGHMFAAGLTLRKENVDAFIQRFEEVVAATIEERFLTPEIEINAELHINDITPKLYNIIRQFAPFGPHNMKPVFVTYQVTDSGWSKVVGGDHLKFSVKKDNSRSFGGMGFGLGKKIEKVKGGKPFDICYTIEESEWNGQKRIEMNVRDIQ, from the coding sequence ATGCAAAAAAAATGGGTTAGAAAGGAAACGGATCCTGAAATGGTCACCCGGCTTCAATCAGAGCTGAAAATCCATCCTGCACTGCTTCATTTACTAGTACAGCGGGGAGTGGTTGATTTTAACAGTGCGAAAAATTTCTTCCGTCCTGAATACAACCATCTGCACGATTCCTTTCTGATGAAAGACATGGATATTGCCATCAGCAGAATAGAAAAAGCTATCTTATCCAAAGAAAAGATTCTCATATACGGGGATTACGATGTGGACGGCACTACGGCTGTTGCACTGGTTTATTCTTTTTTCTGCGAATTAGGCGCCGGTGTAGATTATTATGTTCCTAACCGGTACACCGAAGGATACGGAATCTCCTTTAAAGCAATAGACTGGGCAGAAGAAAACGGATTTTCACTCGTAATAGCCCTCGACTGTGGCATTAAGGCAAATGACAAAATTGATTACGCCAATAAAAAAAATGTAGATTTTATCATCTGCGATCATCACACGCCCGGTGAAAAAATCCCTGATGCCGTGGCAGTTCTTGATCCTAAAAGAGAGGATTGTAGCTATCCGTTTAAAGAATTAAGCGGTTGTGGAATCGGCTTTAAACTTATCTCTGCTTTCGCTCAAAAAAATAATATTTCTTTTGATCGTATTGTACGGTATCTTGACTTTGCAGTAGTGAGCATTGCATCCGATATTGTTCCCATAACGGGTGAAAATCGGGTGCTTGCTTTTTATGGACTTGAACGAATGAACCGGGAGCCTTGCGCCGGACTCCGTGCCCTGATGGAATTAAATGCATTAAAAAAGGAGATGACCATCTCTGACCTGGTATTTATGATAGGGCCACGTATCAATGCCGCAGGAAGGATGGACGATGCCCGCAATGCAGTTCAGCTGCTGCTTTCTCAAACAGTCAATCTTGCAGCAGGAAATGCCCAAATATTAAACAGGCATAACCTCGATCGCCGCGAGCACGATTTAAGCATTACTCAGGAGGCATTGCATATATTAGAAGACGATCCGGTCCATCAGAAAAAAAGAACCACGGTGCTTTTTCAGCCTCACTGGCATAAGGGCGTTATCGGAATTGTGGCTTCCCGATTGATCGAAACCTGGTACCGTCCAACCATTATTTTAACGGAGTCAAATGGAATGGCAACAGGCTCTGCCCGGTCAGTTCCGGGATATGATATCTATAAGGCAATCTATTCTTGCCGTGACCTTCTGGAGCAGTTTGGCGGGCATATGTTTGCAGCCGGGTTAACGTTACGAAAGGAAAATGTTGATGCCTTCATTCAGCGCTTCGAAGAAGTGGTAGCTGCTACCATCGAAGAACGGTTTCTTACTCCGGAAATAGAGATCAATGCCGAGCTTCACATCAACGATATCACACCTAAGCTGTATAACATCATCAGGCAGTTCGCTCCGTTTGGGCCGCACAATATGAAGCCTGTTTTTGTAACCTACCAGGTTACCGATTCAGGCTGGTCAAAAGTAGTTGGTGGAGATCATTTAAAATTTTCTGTGAAAAAAGACAATTCCCGGTCGTTTGGGGGAATGGGCTTTGGCCTTGGTAAAAAGATTGAAAAAGTGAAAGGAGGAAAGCCATTCGATATCTGTTATACCATTGAGGAAAGTGAATGGAACGGACAAAAGAGGATTGAGATGAACGTAAGGGATATTCAATAA
- the acs gene encoding acetate--CoA ligase, protein MVSRITSYEEYKKTYVLSINNPDLFWAEVAEGFHWKEKWQRVKSGDFDQVNFKWFEKGKLNFSENCLDAHIKTSGNKPAIIWEPNNPKETDRILTYLELHREVCRFANVLQQLGILKGDTICLYMPMIPELAISMLACTRIGAIHSVVFGGFSSQSLSGRIRDAGCKLLVTADGFYRGDKPVYLKRIADEALQECPSVRNVIIYRRSQFDIEVVAGRDLFWEQLMANAESGHAAEIMDAEDPLFILYTSGSTGQPKGLVHTTAGYMVYAGYTFLNVFQYHEHDIFWCTADIGWITGHSYAVYGPLLNGATTLMYEGVPSYPDWDRWWQIIDKYKVNILYTAPTAIRAFEAKGTDHLRDSSLKSLRVLGTVGEPINEEAWQWYFTNVGKQRCPVVDTWWQTETGGILITSLAGITPSKPSFATLPFPGIEPVVVDVHGNILDAQKAEGNLCIRNSWPGQARTIYNDHDRFMKTYFKVYPGLYFTGDGCRRDEEGMYRITGRVDDVIKVSGHRIGTAEIESAINQHPDIAESAVVPVPHDIKGQSIIAFVICRNTIKDEKKIEQEVVELISGTIGPIAKPDRVFIVSGLPKTRSGKIMRRILRKIAEHHYEQVGDISTLLNPEIVEEITAKVERGE, encoded by the coding sequence ATGGTTTCCCGCATTACCTCTTATGAAGAATACAAAAAAACCTATGTGCTTAGTATTAATAACCCCGATTTGTTTTGGGCTGAAGTCGCAGAAGGATTTCATTGGAAAGAAAAATGGCAACGTGTAAAATCCGGAGACTTTGATCAGGTTAACTTTAAGTGGTTTGAAAAAGGAAAGTTAAATTTTTCAGAAAATTGTCTTGACGCACATATTAAGACATCCGGCAATAAACCGGCTATCATTTGGGAACCAAATAATCCGAAAGAAACAGATCGCATCTTAACTTACCTTGAATTGCACCGGGAAGTATGCCGGTTCGCGAATGTATTGCAGCAGCTGGGAATTCTTAAAGGTGATACGATATGCCTTTACATGCCCATGATTCCGGAGCTTGCCATTTCAATGCTTGCCTGTACACGGATAGGAGCCATTCATTCCGTTGTTTTTGGAGGATTTTCTTCTCAATCTTTATCCGGTAGAATCAGGGATGCAGGATGCAAATTACTGGTAACTGCTGATGGGTTTTACCGCGGCGATAAACCTGTTTATTTAAAACGAATAGCTGATGAAGCCCTGCAGGAATGTCCTTCCGTGCGGAATGTTATTATTTACAGAAGATCTCAATTTGATATAGAAGTAGTGGCAGGCCGTGATCTGTTCTGGGAACAACTTATGGCGAATGCGGAGAGCGGGCATGCAGCAGAGATTATGGACGCCGAAGACCCTTTGTTTATTCTTTATACTTCAGGATCAACCGGGCAGCCTAAAGGGCTGGTTCATACAACCGCCGGGTATATGGTATATGCTGGCTATACTTTTCTAAATGTTTTTCAATACCACGAGCACGACATATTCTGGTGTACTGCAGATATTGGCTGGATTACCGGCCACAGCTACGCAGTATATGGCCCGCTGCTCAATGGTGCCACTACCCTGATGTATGAAGGAGTTCCCTCTTATCCTGATTGGGATCGCTGGTGGCAAATAATTGATAAATACAAGGTCAATATTTTATACACAGCGCCAACTGCAATACGCGCTTTTGAGGCGAAGGGAACAGATCACCTGCGTGACTCCAGCTTAAAATCATTACGGGTTTTAGGCACTGTGGGTGAGCCTATTAATGAGGAAGCATGGCAATGGTATTTTACTAATGTAGGAAAACAAAGATGCCCTGTAGTGGATACCTGGTGGCAAACGGAAACAGGAGGCATCCTCATTACATCGCTGGCAGGCATTACTCCCTCAAAGCCATCGTTTGCTACCTTACCTTTTCCGGGAATTGAGCCTGTAGTCGTGGATGTGCATGGAAATATATTAGATGCACAGAAAGCAGAAGGAAATTTATGCATCAGGAATTCGTGGCCGGGCCAGGCACGCACGATTTATAACGACCATGATCGCTTTATGAAAACTTATTTTAAAGTTTATCCGGGATTGTACTTCACGGGAGATGGTTGCCGTAGAGACGAGGAAGGTATGTACCGGATCACAGGGCGCGTGGATGATGTAATAAAAGTTTCAGGACATCGGATCGGGACGGCGGAAATAGAAAGTGCCATCAATCAGCATCCGGATATAGCAGAGAGTGCTGTAGTACCGGTTCCTCATGATATTAAAGGGCAGTCCATTATTGCTTTTGTGATTTGCAGGAATACGATTAAGGATGAAAAAAAAATTGAGCAGGAAGTTGTAGAACTAATTTCAGGTACCATTGGTCCTATAGCAAAACCAGATAGGGTTTTCATAGTAAGTGGGCTTCCCAAAACCCGGAGCGGAAAGATCATGCGCCGTATCTTACGCAAAATAGCCGAACACCATTATGAGCAGGTAGGTGACATTTCCACCCTGCTGAATCCGGAAATTGTAGAAGAAATTACAGCCAAGGTAGAACGTGGAGAATAG